Part of the Musa acuminata AAA Group cultivar baxijiao chromosome BXJ2-7, Cavendish_Baxijiao_AAA, whole genome shotgun sequence genome is shown below.
GTCCATTTCTGCGTCTCAACGTAGCAACACCGGCTCTATGAAATCATCATGAGCGGCTCACATCGTTCCAATTAAATCTGTCTATCAGTGCTTCTCCACACTCGACCACCGAGCAGAATCAAGGTATGGCAAGATCCATTTTTGGTTTTGTCTATACTTTTCCCACCCCTTCTCTCGCATCTTGCTCCTTCTACAGAGTATTGGAACCCCAGGTTGAAGTAGCCCTCCAATCCGAGAATAGGCTTTATTACGAGAAACGAACAGCATCTTGGCTTTTGTAGGAGATTTTCCGGATTGCTTCTATGGACTGTCCTTCAATGGGATGGCATCAGATATTATGTGATATGCGATTACTTTTGACAACCAATCGAAACACGACACATAACATTTAGTCAAACCGTAAGTAATTGGTTGAGATTCGACGTGTGGTGCCTTGTTGGCCACGAGGGTGCACTTAGtcagatgatgatgattatgTAGTGTCATCTAGGCTCACCTAATCAACATGATGATGACATGGCACTATGGAATCACACCTAGTCGACATAATATCTAAACTAAATTTCTCTATTTGGGGTGGTACAAGGAAGAACTCTTTAGGTATGATTTGAATTCTCATTTAACTTAAGCGTCTTATCTTATGTGTTTGACACCACCCACGTAAGTAAGTGGTTCAAGTTAGCACCCTTGATGCACTTGTGTATCTCATGCATCTGATACCCTCTAAATACATGATTCAATACCTCTGTGGTTGTGATTTAAGTCGACATATCTTGATGCTTTCATGTATGCATCTAATATCCTCTATGTGAGTGATTCAAGTTCGCAACACTCTATGCCCGGTATGTCTCATGCAATTGGAACATTCTATATAAATGATTCAAGTTAGCATACCTCAACACCCTCATACTTGTCATGCATCTAATACCTCTCTACACGGGTGGTTTAAGTTGACACATGCTGATATCTTGTAGTATCCAACATTCCTATGTAGTTATTTAAGTTGGCATGCCCTCGAGTTTCTTTTGCATCCAAAACCATATATGTGGGTGGTTAAGTAATGTTAACATGCCTTAACGCCCTTATGCATCTCATGTGTTTGACACTCACTACATATAGAGTGTTTATGTATAAGCCCCGATGCTCTTTTGCATCTCATATGTCCGACAACCTACGTGGATGATTTAATTCAGTATATCCTGATGCTCTTGTGTGTCCCATGCATCTGACATTCTCTATGTGAGAGGTTCAAGTCGGCTTGCCTTAATGCCCCTAGTAATCTCATGCATATGAGAACCCCTACATTGACTATTCATGTTGGGACACCTCAATGATCATGCTCATCTAATGTGTTTGACACTCCATACATGAGTTATTCATGTTGGCACTCCTTGATGCCCTCATGTATCGAACACCCCCCTACAATGTTTGTTAAAGTTGGTATGCTCCAACACTCTAATGCATCTCATACGTTTAACATTTCCTACATGGATAGTTCAAGTGAGCACTAGCCTCAACTCTCTTGTATGTCTCATGCATCCGACATATCATACACTAGCAATTCATGAAGATAAATATCGTTGACATTGTGCTTCTCATGCATCTGACAACTGCTATATGTGAAGTTCAAGTAGAGACACCATAACACCCTTGCGTAACTTTTGCATCCAAAATGCCCTACGTGGGTGGTTCATGTCAACATGCCTTATACATCTCATGTATCTGACACCCTCCACATGGGTGGTTCAAGTCAACATACCATGATACCCTTACTCTTCTTTGGTGTTTGAAacattctaaacaagatgttcaaGTTGGCACACCCTAATGTGCTTGTGTATCTCATGTGTCTAATAACCCTTATGTGAGTGTCTTAAGTTGACATATGCCAATGATTCCTATGTCTAATATATCTAACACTCCCTTTAGCATACCCCAAATGCTCTCTCTGTCTCATACATCTGACACCAAATAGTTCAAGTTAACATACATTGATGACCTCATGCATCTCAAGCATCTAGCACATGCTATGTAAGAGGTTTAAATTGGCATGCTACGAGAACCTCACATGTATTTTGCATCCAAAATCTCTTACTCCAACAACTAATATTAACATCCCTTAATATCTTTGTGCATCTCGTGTATGAAATCCACTGTATGGGGCATTTATGTCAACAAGCTGCGATGACCTAACATGTCTCATGCATCTAATATCCCTTACATTGGTAGTTTATATTGACACGGTTCGACCCTCATGCTTCTCATGTGTCCGACACTCTATACACGGGTGGATCAAGTCAGCATTGGTCCAAACTCCCTCGCACCTCACATGCATATGACAACCCCCCACACTAGAGATTTAAGTCAATATGCTGCTAACAAAAGCCATCTCTTGCATTTGACATCCTCTACATGAGCACTTCAATAGCATCCTATGCTATTGAAGTTTATATCATAGCATCTTGATGCTTTTCTGCATCTCATGTGTTTGATACCTTTTACACAAGCACTTCAATTGGAACATTTGATGCCTCTATGCTAGATATTCAAGTCTAGTAGTTTAAGTCATCATGGCTTATGCATCTCATGGGTCCAACAATTCTCATGTAGGTTATTCAAGTCAGCACACTTTGATGTTCTCATGTATCTCATATGTCCAAGACTTGTATGAGAATGATTCAAGTTAGCTTACCATAATGTCATAATGCATCTCATGAGCCTAGCACGCCTTCTTGAGCCATTCAGATGGCACACCACAACACCATAGTGTATCTTTTGTGTTTGATAGCCCCTACACCAATAGCTTACCCTAAAGCTCTTGTACATCTCATATGCTTGACACTTACTACATAAGCAATTCAAGTCGATATGCCTAAATACCCTCACCTATCTCATGTATTCAACACTACTAACAAGAATGGTTCTAGTTAGCATACCCGAATGTCCTCACATATCTCATGCATATAACACTCTTTACACAAGTAATTCAAGTAAGCATGCACTAACGCTCTAGTGTATCCCATGCGTCTGACATCTCCTACACAAGCAGTTTAAGTCAACACATATCGACATGCTCGTGAATGCATCTCTTCCATTAGAAGTCTCTTACACGAGTGACTCATGTTAGGTGTGTCTCATGGTTTGATAGCCTCTATGCAGGTGGTTCAAGATGCCATATTGTGATGCCCTTATGTGTCATCTGCATCAAACACACCTGTGGAGAGTTCAAGTCTGTATGTCTTGACACACGCTCACATATCCTATTTGTCCACTCGCTATGTGGGCAGTTCAAATTGACATGGTTTGAAGCCCTTGCTTGTCTCATGTATCCGACACCTCATACAAGGGATTCAGGTCACATGTCAATGAAATCATGCATCTTTTATGTCTGATACCCCATATGCAGGTGGTTTAAGTCACTAAACCACAATGCCCATGTGTCTTATGCTTACATAGGTGATCCAATTTGGCATATCCTAAGGAGATCTATTTTGCCATATCCTAATGCCCTAGTGCATCTCATGCATCAACATCCCCCTACAAGGATGCTTCAAGTTGGCATGCTCGACAAACTTGCATGTCTCATGCACTTAATATCTCCTATGGGGGTCATTCAAGTCACCACGCCTCAATGCCCTTGCCCATTTCCTGCAAGATGCACCTCTCTACATGGGTGGTTCTGGTTGACATGTCCTAACACTCTTGAGTATCTCATAAGTGAGACACTAGGTATGTAGGTGGTTCATGTTGGCATGATATCTTATGCTTTCGTATATACTAAACAAGGGGTTCAATACTCTACGCCTTGATGCCTTTGTGTGTCTCTTACATCTGACACCCCTATCTAAGCAATTTAATCCGAGACATCTCAATACCATCATGTATCTCATGCATCTTACACTCCTTGTTAGCACACACTAATGTCCTCTAGTATGTTTCTTACATCTGACACCTTCTAAGTCTTGTGCATACTATAACACTATTGTACATCTCATGCATTCAACACCCCTACATCAGAGGTTTAAGTTGGCATGTCCTGACACCCACATACCTATTATGAAACCTATGCTGGTAATTCAAGTCGGTACACCCTAATGCTCTAGTATATCTCATGCATCTGACACCTAAGACAATTTAAGTTGACATGTCTCGTGGATCTAACACCACTTATGCGAGGGGTACAAGTTAGCATAACTCAATACCCATATGTATTAATGTATCGATACCCCCTACATAGGCAATTTAAGTTAGCATGTCTTGATATCCTCATGTGTCGCATGAGTATCACATATTCTATATTGATGTTCTAGAGCATATTCTATAGCTTATTTAGGCAGATATGTCTTGATGCCATTATATGTCAATGTCATACCTTTGCACATCTCTTGCATCTGACAAGACTTATATCGATAGCACATCCTAATTTCTTTATATATCTCATGCATTTGACACCCATATATAGCATATTTAGACAGAtatatcttgatgttattatatGTCTCTTGTGTCCAATGCCACTTACGTAGGCGATTCAAGTCATCATGACCCAATTATTAGTTACAAGTGTcaaacaagtcaatcacgtgagtgatgtcacATATGATATGTTATATAATCTCTTTTggttaatattaataatgatattttcttattttatattatgtgatgaatatatattgtgttgtctttggatctgtgtaatgagaattggatcatgatgagattatgataatgagaccaattcgcttttaaacatagatcctaaatattcttggtcataggttacttgagagggacatcaagataatcagACAAaccggtgtgctatatacccgtttatatgatagaggtagttggtctcatagttattTGTGTGGAGATACTAGGaatataatacaggtgctcattggaaaataagTTTATTGAATGATTCGCTTatgaaatattggatggttaatgatacctcatcgtcaTACAGTGATTTTATAGTCCTAGTTGTGTATCTAGtccagacttgagataccaaggatgttttATTTGAGtaattcattctttgataccagacttatatgtatggagattccaaatctagtacatacGATCATTAGGAATAATAATCAATCTTATGAAGGTAAttaagtatcaatagaggatcatctactctcaatattatgagagaaatatctcatatgtcttTATTCtagcaaatccctggctagggtcaatcATATTGAGAGAATCCAATAAGAACGAgactcagattgagagagaaggagTTTTTCGAGAGAATATGATAAGAATGAGACTCGGATGGATTTCGTATGGGCCTGGcagcaccatacccgatatacaatctttaatatattagatgaatgaaggattatagatacatggtaacagagggcagataggtccaatggattatatCCCATTATACCGTGTAAGGACTATGACGTAATAGCATAGTACGTCTATAGtaaatgagttgagtgaattattataaggataataattcactaaatcagaaggagttctgatatgtacAACTCATGGCCAATTTAGTATTAGACCTAGAagtttacatacatacatatggtgGACAATGTGATGAATAAAGGATTGGATATAGGATATCCAATCTTATATCCTATATAGGATATTGAATAGAGGATTGGACAAAACAACGGCCAGCCCTTGTTTTGATGGATCAATTGGGTGAGACCTAATAGAACTTAGAGTGGTTATTAGATGGGGATCTAATATCCATTAACCTAGTGGTTATTGGATGGggatccaatatccattaaggtagatccattagggttagcaGTAGGAgctttctataaataggagttgggGTTTCATGAGTCATAGGCTAGACCGTATAGTCGTCAGTCACCTATCTCCTCCTCCCTATCTCTCCTTTAGCCGTGAGCCACCCCCTCTCTTGTCTACTACTACTATGTGGTGATGCGTGATCATGAATAGAGAACCTGCTACTCGAGGAGGTGCGTTATCGTTGtgtctactgtgtggatcaccactatagAGAAGTTTGCAAGAACTCCTTTATCCACGAACTGAGATTTACAATTTaggagatatacaatctcccatATGTGAGAACGTCTCTACCACTTATATAGTTTTTATCGTTTCGAGTTTTTCGCTCTCGGTCATCACACGACAATTCGATATTTTTCTTTCGGGAatcgatttttatttttatttttgttgcacATGTAATACTCTCCTAAAGTTTCCCAACACTAATGCCCACTAGTATCTCATGTATCTAGCACCCCTATATCGGTAGTTCAAGTTGGCCCACCCCAACATCTCCATGTTTCTTGTGAATTGATATTGTATATGCAACAAGTTTAAGTTAGTGTGTTGACACCTTGCATCTCTTGCATTGGACACCCCTGGTATTTTCTTGCATGTCTTATACATATGATAGGTGGATAGTTTAGGTCAACACAACTAAACACTCATAAGTGCATTCAATATACCAACAAAAGTCATACAATACAATGCTCTTGCACATATCATGCATCCGACACCTATGATCAATTCTAATCGACATTGCATAGATGCCCTTGTGCATCTGATACATTAAACACCCCTATATGGAGGTTTAAATTAGCATACCCAAATGTCTTTATACTTTTCATGCATTTGACATCCCCTTAGCATACACCAACATACATGATAACGAatagcaataatttttttaataatagaataacaaaatTAGAGAAGTAAAAAAAGatagtaatttaaaaaaataaaaaaataaaaagataactaGTAAACTCTCTTTGGCTCAAGAAAAATACTCCCCAACGAATCATACAATAGGAAAGATAATTTGTGACATCGTACCACTCACAcataatattgaaaaagaaaaactcaattcATTGATTCATCTTCAAATTATCCAATTATaatattctaatattttttatatacccaagtaaaagaataataataataaaaaagattacaATTGTATCAAATGAAATATATAATATGTACAATTTGAAAAAGATAATAATTTCGACTTAGATTTGAAGACGAATGCATCCcttatgtgtgtgatgcatgcatCTAACATATCTAACTCAACCAATGCATCGCTATTTTATTTTAGTCTCTGGTATGTTTTTATTTTAGACTTACTAAATAAATTCTAAATTTGTTAGGCGGTTTCAACAGCCAAAATAAACCAACGCACAATAAGTTATCTATTAAAAACATACTCTTTTATAAGAAGATAAGAGATGAAAGGATACATAATAAGAATAATTTCtactttccaatttttttttcttctcaacttTATTACATAAAATTTTACCAAACAAACACTAAAACATACTTTTTACAAGAAAATAAGAAATACTAAAAAATTGGAtaagatgaaatcaatttaacTATATGGAATTGATGATAAAAATTATCCAAATCATATTGTCCCAAATTTGTgatatttatgtattttttttattattttcgggTATTGAATCAATGTGATTATAAGGAATTGGCAGAACCAAAAGTAAAATAACTTGGGGAGGGAGAAGCAATGGCAGGCCGGAGAAAGCAAGCACCGAGCAATCGGGACCTCCTCCGTGTCATGTTGGCCCTCCCATGGCCGCCACGTCGATTCTTCCCCAACCATCGACTAGAGCACGACAATGGCGCCGCCTTTCCCTCCCCCGTTCCAACACCGGGACCGGTCGAGCGCTCCTCCTCTACCTCCCAACGAACCGCCTACGCTATCTTCCTCCCCCCGCTTGCGCACCACCTTCACTTCCCTCGCCCCACTTCTCCACTCTACCAACCcttcccttttcttcttctcctcccgtcCTCCGCCATCCCCTCCCTTTTTTATTGCTGGAGGTCTATTGCCGTGGGTTGCATTGGATCCTACAGAGAAAACGTGGTTCGTGCCTCCCATGTCCGCCCTCGTTCCTTGACACTACCTCGTTGGAATCCCAAACAAGATCAATTTTTTTCGTTCCCGAGGATAGAAAATGATCGGATTTTTATAGGTCTCTGCGTTTGGTTGGAGAGAAGAATATGAGTACGTTACGACCTCAAATCCTCCGGCCTCGCCATCAACGGTTACTCTTGGAATCTTAAAAAGGATCAAACTTGACGAGAAAGATCGGATTTTTAGAGGTCTAGCGTTGGAAACTGTGCTCTGAAGAGAAGAAAATGAGGTCGGCCCCGCCTGGGATCAATCTGTTGCGAAGCATTGGAGGCAAGGAGTGGAGCCGCAATGCCCACCGCGGCCTCGTCCTCGCCCTCACCTTCGTCGCCTACGCCTGTTACCACGCCTCGCGTAAGCCTACCAGCATCGTCAAAAGCGTCCTCGACCCCGAGCCCCCCTCGTCGAAGCCGCCCCGCTGGCCCCTCGGCCCTGTCTTCATCGAGTCCGATGGCGGACGCACGGTACTGGCATCGCCCGGTAGCCAGGGCTGGCCGCCGTTCAACGGGACCGATGGCACGGCCAAGCTTGGCGAGATTGACGTTGCGTTCCTAGCTTGCTATTCCCTTGGGATGTACGCCGCAGGTCATCTCGGTGACCGCCTTAACCTCCGGCAGTTCCTCGCTGCTGGAATGATGGGCAGCGGTGTTTTCGTTGCCCTCTTCGGCGTGGGCTACTTCTTGAACATTCACGCCTTTGGATTCTACCTCACCATGCAGATGCTGGCCGGATTGCTCCAGGCTACCGGGTGGCCGTCAGTGGTGGCTGTGGTTGGGAATTGGTTCGGGGAACGGAAGAGAGGACTCATCATGGGGATATGGAATGCCCACACCTCAGTTGGGAACATCTGTGGATCATTGCTCGCGGCCAGCGTGCTGCAGCGGGGGTGGGGTTGGTCGTTCATTCTGCCAGGGGCTTTGATAGGTTCCGGTGGGATTCTGGTGTACTTCTTCTTGGCTGCATATCCGGAAGACGTTGGGCTTGGTAGCAGCCGGTATGGCAAGGTGAATGATGTTCAAGATGAGGAGGCAGGGCAGGAGATGGAATCGACGGACGACAAAAGAAATGCCATTGGGATTGCCAAGGCGTTCTTGATACCAGGGGTGGTTCCATTTGCGCTCTGTCTCTTCTTCTCAAAGCTTGTCGCCTACACGTTCTTATACTGGTTGCCATTTTACCTCAGCCACACTGGTAACTTTTCCTCATCCTGACTCCGTCTGGTTGTTGGTAGTGAATAAAAAAAAATGGATTTTGATTAATGTAGGATACATTAGAACTATAAGTTTCTTTTACCTTTCTGCATCTGTGGGGAAGTTGGAGTCGGGTTGCTTGTTTGCATGAATGACACTAGTcttttagcttgcacattgcaactgAGGTAAAGAAAAGGGCATTAAAATGTAGGGGAGGTTTCGCCTTGAGGTCAAAACTTGCATAGATCAAAGCTATTAGATGAGCATAGTTTGCAATTGCTGGCTTAAATTAAGGCTCTCTACATGTTCATTGAATATTGATTGGGATTATCGTGTTGAATCAGaaaaaaattgatatggttattaGTTATCTCGCAAATGAAGTGCTTAGTATAGTGAGAATGTGATTTGTGGGCGGTGTTTGTTGTTTAATAATCAGAATCGTCTTCACATGATTGACTTTGGATCCAATGAGAGTATTTTATAACAGAGACATGAGAATGATAATGCTATTATGGTGTCCTCTTGGATGGGAAAGGTGCAAAGTTGTGTAATTCTGTATTACTAATGCTTGCAAATTGTGCATGCCTTTACATGACATATTTGGCACATGCATCATGCTACAAATCTTTTGCTAGACCTTTATGGTTGACAATATCAGAAAGCTCACTGCAGAGGCCTCAACCAGAATTAAAAACCCATCCTACTTCAACAACATTTTACCTcataagtttcatatgaaaaagaataCTTTTGAAGCAATTTGTTTTGTTCATTCATGAATAGGAAATGGTGACCCTGATGGTGTTGTGCCATGCAACAAGAATAAAAAGTATTTTAGTGAAGCTTAtttattttgtcataaaaaaCCATGGGCATAACTGACTTCATAGCTGTTCCAATGAAGTTAAACCTTGATTTTGTTGTGAAAATTTAAAGAGTGATGGTTCATTTGTTCTTGTGCATATTCTCTTTTTATCCCTTCATTTGAATGTGTCACAAATTGGTGTTTCTCCCTTGCAATAGATAGTTGGGTGGCTGCTTTGGTCTGAATCAGATCAAGTAGTTATTGAGTTCTTGGTTTCTCATGAAGTAGACGTTGCTTCAGTTTGATTGGTCTACTAAAATTGAGGCTGCATGACAAGTATTTGTACCAGATTTATGGGGAGAGTGTCTTATAATCATTGCTTATCTAGGTAGGAAACATCAGACAAGTGTTTTATAGAACCCAAAATAATTTGGATTCTTAATTATTTCACTGCCTTGaaagcaaggtttgcaataccgtcaagtacggtacggtatggggTGCTATTTACAATTCGACGGATGAGGATAAATGGGTGGTATGCTCGGTACATTACCTATATTGCCCGGTATGTCCATGTGCCACCTTGTACAGAATGGTACAAGCCCTACATTgagaaatttctttttctttttcttttttttctggttTTTCTAGGCTGAGTACCGACATTCGGTACACTGATACATACCACTACAGTATCATCCTGAGCTTTGACTGGTGCTTGAAATTGCCTACCTTGCTTGAAAGTACAACATACTTTAGTCTTTTAATTTGAGTTTCTTGCTTTGTTTGTTCCCTCCATTGCATGATCAGAAGCATCTGCTAGGAGACTCTTGATTCTGTAGGTTGGTCGAAACTTCATATAGTTGATTTAATTATGTGAGAgagtttttttatttgttttttcttttttctatttaatgTTGTTTGTTTATTTACTTTCTGAAACTTGATATTTAATTTCATTATATGTTGCGTTACCCTTACTCAGTTCAACTATTCAATCTCAATTTGATCACCGT
Proteins encoded:
- the LOC135616081 gene encoding putative glycerol-3-phosphate transporter 4 isoform X2 → MRSAPPGINLLRSIGGKEWSRNAHRGLVLALTFVAYACYHASRKPTSIVKSVLDPEPPSSKPPRWPLGPVFIDQGWPPFNGTDGTAKLGEIDVAFLACYSLGMYAAGHLGDRLNLRQFLAAGMMGSGVFVALFGVGYFLNIHAFGFYLTMQMLAGLLQATGWPSVVAVVGNWFGERKRGLIMGIWNAHTSVGNICGSLLAASVLQRGWGWSFILPGALIGSGGILVYFFLAAYPEDVGLGSSRYGKVNDVQDEEAGQEMESTDDKRNAIGIAKAFLIPGVVPFALCLFFSKLVAYTFLYWLPFYLSHTAIGGEYLSVKSAGNLSTLFDVGGIIGGILAGFISDQLNARATTAATFIYLAIPSLYAYHTYGCISRSVNIMLMMITGLFVNGPYALITTAVSADLGTHSSLKGDSRALATVTAIIDGTGSVGAALGPLVTGFLSRHGWSLVFKMLMFGAFIAGALLFVLVRVEIAQIIQHHKNPSTDHPSQQEAEGSVSSPLLMEDS
- the LOC135616081 gene encoding putative glycerol-3-phosphate transporter 4 isoform X1; the encoded protein is MRSAPPGINLLRSIGGKEWSRNAHRGLVLALTFVAYACYHASRKPTSIVKSVLDPEPPSSKPPRWPLGPVFIESDGGRTVLASPGSQGWPPFNGTDGTAKLGEIDVAFLACYSLGMYAAGHLGDRLNLRQFLAAGMMGSGVFVALFGVGYFLNIHAFGFYLTMQMLAGLLQATGWPSVVAVVGNWFGERKRGLIMGIWNAHTSVGNICGSLLAASVLQRGWGWSFILPGALIGSGGILVYFFLAAYPEDVGLGSSRYGKVNDVQDEEAGQEMESTDDKRNAIGIAKAFLIPGVVPFALCLFFSKLVAYTFLYWLPFYLSHTAIGGEYLSVKSAGNLSTLFDVGGIIGGILAGFISDQLNARATTAATFIYLAIPSLYAYHTYGCISRSVNIMLMMITGLFVNGPYALITTAVSADLGTHSSLKGDSRALATVTAIIDGTGSVGAALGPLVTGFLSRHGWSLVFKMLMFGAFIAGALLFVLVRVEIAQIIQHHKNPSTDHPSQQEAEGSVSSPLLMEDS